The following are encoded together in the uncultured Fibrobacter sp. genome:
- the yidD gene encoding membrane protein insertion efficiency factor YidD gives MAWTHKVNDVLKGALIVPIRLYQLIHPFFFHGVCRFQPTCSQYAIEAIQVHGVFKGFFLAVYRILRCNPFCKGGYDPVPPKKEKR, from the coding sequence ATGGCTTGGACGCACAAGGTTAACGATGTCTTGAAAGGCGCCTTGATTGTGCCTATCCGGCTGTACCAGTTGATTCACCCCTTTTTCTTTCATGGGGTTTGCAGGTTCCAGCCGACATGCTCTCAGTACGCGATCGAAGCAATCCAAGTGCATGGTGTGTTCAAAGGTTTCTTTCTTGCGGTTTATAGAATTTTAAGGTGCAACCCGTTTTGCAAGGGCGGCTATGACCCGGTCCCGCCCAAAAAGGAAAAGAGATGA
- a CDS encoding YidC/Oxa1 family insertase periplasmic-domain containing protein, which produces MNKNTLIGSVLIAAIMIWWFSMTNANNEAAEKAKLAKQAAAKEAAAQVADSAEAPSANGLVLPGSTAEVKAAPVLGAATEVAADSAVKDSSVAASDSAAAEAPKPIAQRTVTVENDKFIMTLSNKGGKVQSVIVKALPDSANHFPELIQDTTLGALDLNLGGADLSEVMFNVDAPEWINVENDTTVQFVFTDANGNQLVRSYGFTKAGVAVRQVNKFKGFRVDNYELSWKGGMRETEVIPKGKSFGGTSYFFSEVIFKNNEITERETFSDAMTFDNANYYWVGMRRKYVAMSVQFDSPVPAQVKAKHINTATEGNPDPGTYSLSIADAVRGDSIAYNFMVLPLEWSEVEALGQGYEKIIVTGSKWFPGSSVWFVWICAMLLKLLKFFYSIIPNYGVAIILVTFIVRGITTPFTIKQLKSTSAMSKLKPQLDEINVKYRSDPQKKQAAVMELYAKNGVNPLASCTGGCLPMIIQMPIFMGLFFVLGRAVELRGMPAFLWITDLSRSDVIFHGFSIPFLMPDGLALLPWIMVVTTYFQTKVTMSGNGAMDPAQQKMMVWMMPAMMFLFSAVMPSGLVLYWIVSNFWSIIQYKIIRRDNGNNGPKTMNGKKVVDAEIVK; this is translated from the coding sequence ATGAACAAGAATACTCTTATCGGATCAGTCCTTATCGCAGCCATCATGATTTGGTGGTTCTCCATGACGAACGCAAACAACGAAGCTGCCGAAAAGGCCAAGCTCGCAAAGCAGGCTGCCGCGAAGGAAGCCGCCGCTCAGGTCGCCGATTCTGCCGAAGCACCTTCCGCAAACGGACTCGTGCTCCCCGGCTCTACTGCCGAAGTCAAGGCTGCCCCGGTTCTCGGTGCCGCAACCGAAGTCGCTGCCGATAGCGCCGTGAAGGATTCCTCGGTTGCCGCAAGCGACTCTGCCGCAGCCGAAGCCCCGAAGCCGATCGCCCAGCGTACGGTCACGGTTGAAAACGACAAGTTCATCATGACCCTTTCTAATAAGGGCGGTAAGGTCCAGAGCGTGATCGTCAAGGCCCTGCCGGATTCCGCAAACCATTTCCCCGAACTCATTCAAGATACGACTCTCGGCGCCCTCGACCTGAACCTCGGCGGTGCTGACCTTTCCGAAGTCATGTTCAATGTAGACGCTCCGGAATGGATCAATGTCGAAAACGATACCACGGTGCAGTTCGTCTTTACCGATGCCAATGGCAACCAGTTGGTGCGTAGCTACGGCTTCACCAAGGCCGGCGTCGCAGTACGCCAGGTGAACAAGTTCAAGGGTTTCCGCGTCGACAACTACGAGCTCTCCTGGAAGGGCGGCATGCGCGAAACCGAAGTGATTCCGAAGGGCAAGAGCTTCGGCGGTACAAGCTATTTCTTTAGCGAAGTGATTTTCAAGAACAACGAAATCACCGAACGCGAAACCTTCTCTGACGCCATGACCTTCGACAACGCCAACTACTACTGGGTCGGCATGCGTCGTAAGTATGTGGCTATGTCGGTGCAGTTCGATTCTCCGGTGCCCGCACAGGTCAAGGCCAAGCACATTAACACCGCCACCGAAGGCAACCCGGATCCGGGTACCTACAGCCTCTCCATTGCAGACGCCGTCCGCGGTGATTCTATCGCTTACAACTTCATGGTTCTCCCGCTCGAATGGTCCGAAGTCGAAGCTCTCGGCCAGGGCTACGAAAAGATCATCGTGACCGGTTCCAAGTGGTTCCCGGGTTCCAGCGTCTGGTTCGTGTGGATTTGCGCCATGCTGCTCAAGCTGCTCAAGTTCTTCTACTCGATTATTCCGAACTACGGCGTCGCCATTATCCTCGTGACCTTCATTGTCCGCGGTATTACGACTCCGTTCACCATCAAGCAGCTCAAGTCGACTTCTGCCATGAGCAAGCTCAAACCGCAGCTCGACGAAATCAACGTGAAGTATCGCAGCGATCCGCAGAAGAAGCAGGCCGCCGTCATGGAACTCTACGCCAAGAACGGTGTGAACCCGCTGGCTAGCTGCACCGGTGGCTGCCTCCCGATGATTATCCAGATGCCGATCTTCATGGGCCTCTTCTTCGTGCTCGGTCGCGCTGTTGAACTCCGCGGCATGCCGGCCTTCCTCTGGATTACCGACCTTAGCCGCAGCGACGTGATTTTCCACGGCTTCAGCATTCCGTTCCTCATGCCCGATGGCCTTGCACTCCTCCCGTGGATCATGGTGGTCACCACCTACTTCCAGACCAAGGTGACCATGAGCGGCAACGGCGCCATGGATCCCGCCCAGCAGAAGATGATGGTGTGGATGATGCCTGCCATGATGTTCCTGTTCAGCGCCGTGATGCCTTCTGGCCTCGTGCTCTACTGGATTGTGTCCAACTTCTGGAGCATCATTCAGTACAAGATTATCCGCCGCGATAACGGCAATAATGGCCCCAAAACCATGAACGGCAAGAAGGTCGTCGACGCTGAAATCGTGAAGTAA